From the Candidatus Poseidoniia archaeon genome, the window TACATCCGGTACAGAATAAATATTGGAGGTCCGGGATAGCTTCCTCTATCCGAACAGGACTGGAGGAAATGGAAGTAATTAACAATAATACACGCGCAGCCCTGTTTCTGGTCTGCGACCAGCCCTTTCTAACAGCGAAAGTCATTGACTCGCTCATTGATCTGTTCCTATCTGGGTATACGATTACCGCTAGCGATTATGACGGAATCTTGGGTGTTCCAGCCCTCTTTGAAAAACAATATTTCCCCGAGCTAAAAATGCTGAGTAATGATTCTGGAGCGAAAAAAATCCTACATAATCGCGCGGAGAAGATCGGGGCAGTCCTTTTCCCTCAGGGTGGGATTGACGTGGACAGACCCGGTGACCTACCGGATAATCTGGAATCAAGTCATACCTCGTGATACTGTTTTGAGTATAGTGACTAACAAGTTGTCTTGTGACATATCAACCATCTTCCCTGGGTCTAATATAAAGAAAGTTCATAAATTAGTTTGTGAATAAATATAGTTTTTTCACAGAAAAGATTGCGCTTCACCACCGGCGGTCCAACTCATCCAGTGAATGCACCTCGACCTTTCCATCCATGATTAAGGCTATGCAACAGACCCGAACAAGTGGCTGGTCCTGGGTGGCCACTACGACGCCACCATCAGCAGTGACTCAGGCGCCTACGACAACGCCGTCG encodes:
- a CDS encoding nucleotidyltransferase family protein, with protein sequence MSPDSDGRLDICAIILAAGSSERLGVPKQLLPYRDTTLLGHTIRCVMASKCSEVIVVLGAHAPSIHGSIFELPVHPVQNKYWRSGIASSIRTGLEEMEVINNNTRAALFLVCDQPFLTAKVIDSLIDLFLSGYTITASDYDGILGVPALFEKQYFPELKMLSNDSGAKKILHNRAEKIGAVLFPQGGIDVDRPGDLPDNLESSHTS